In one window of Brassica rapa cultivar Chiifu-401-42 chromosome A07, CAAS_Brap_v3.01, whole genome shotgun sequence DNA:
- the LOC103832471 gene encoding uncharacterized protein LOC103832471 isoform X2 → MLSADSWTRVAMSDDSLVADALLQLRHSKPPPSPLKLKWSVRQRRSKKGDLTRASPTSPLTWSGGGGATTVDGLEESSVAVKPSETFRSKVFQTSAITTTTLFKRSRKKKTLAELKDEEVMLLKESKDLKNDLASMRDLVEQQRARNNALKKMKAESQSALSCKRALEQGSSFLLPDLNMPLDTETSPEVIC, encoded by the exons ATGTTGTCCGCCGATAGCTGGACTCGAGTGGCCATGTCTGACGATTCTCTGGTAGCCGACGCGCTGCTTCAGCTCCGCCACTCCAAACCCCCACCATCTCCTCTCAAGCTGAAATGGAGCGTGCGTCAACGGAGATCGAAAAAAGGAGACCTAACGCGAGCTAGCCCCACCAGCCCTTTAACTTGGAGC ggtggtggtggtgctaCCACCGTGGACGGCCTTGAGGAGTCCAGCGTCGCCGTTAAACCCTCTGAGACCTTTAGATCTAAG GTTTTTCAAACGAGtgcaataacaacaacaactctGTTCAAGAGATCAAGGAAGAAAAAG ACTTTGGCTGAGCTTAAAGATGAGGAAGTCATGCTCCTGAAGGAAAGTAAAGACCTTAAAAAT GACTTAGCAAGTATGCGTGATTTGGTGGAGCAGCAAAGAGCAAGAAACAATGCTCTTAAGAAGATGAAG GCTGAATCACAATCTGCCTTGTCCTGCAAACGCGCCTTGGAACAAGGTTCCTCATTCTTGCTCCCTGACCTAAACATGCCACTAGATACCGAGACGAGCCCTGAAGTGATTTGCTGA
- the LOC103832471 gene encoding uncharacterized protein LOC103832471 isoform X1 — protein sequence MLSADSWTRVAMSDDSLVADALLQLRHSKPPPSPLKLKWSVRQRRSKKGDLTRASPTSPLTWSGATSFSGGGGGGGGGGATTVDGLEESSVAVKPSETFRSKVFQTSAITTTTLFKRSRKKKTLAELKDEEVMLLKESKDLKNDLASMRDLVEQQRARNNALKKMKAESQSALSCKRALEQGSSFLLPDLNMPLDTETSPEVIC from the exons ATGTTGTCCGCCGATAGCTGGACTCGAGTGGCCATGTCTGACGATTCTCTGGTAGCCGACGCGCTGCTTCAGCTCCGCCACTCCAAACCCCCACCATCTCCTCTCAAGCTGAAATGGAGCGTGCGTCAACGGAGATCGAAAAAAGGAGACCTAACGCGAGCTAGCCCCACCAGCCCTTTAACTTGGAGCGGCGCCACGTCTTTCAGCGGCGGTGGcggtggcggtggtggtggtggtgctaCCACCGTGGACGGCCTTGAGGAGTCCAGCGTCGCCGTTAAACCCTCTGAGACCTTTAGATCTAAG GTTTTTCAAACGAGtgcaataacaacaacaactctGTTCAAGAGATCAAGGAAGAAAAAG ACTTTGGCTGAGCTTAAAGATGAGGAAGTCATGCTCCTGAAGGAAAGTAAAGACCTTAAAAAT GACTTAGCAAGTATGCGTGATTTGGTGGAGCAGCAAAGAGCAAGAAACAATGCTCTTAAGAAGATGAAG GCTGAATCACAATCTGCCTTGTCCTGCAAACGCGCCTTGGAACAAGGTTCCTCATTCTTGCTCCCTGACCTAAACATGCCACTAGATACCGAGACGAGCCCTGAAGTGATTTGCTGA
- the LOC103832472 gene encoding acetylornithine aminotransferase, chloroplastic/mitochondrial: protein MASLGQITLPRAPSLEMSLLRRRFDRPIRTRIGFNGRIVSAQAQVSVKASVSQKVIEEEARVLVGTYARAPVVLSSGKGCKLIDAEGKEYLDCASGIAVNALGHGDPDWLQAVTDQAAVLAHVSNVYYTIPQIELAKRLVASSFADRVFFCNSGTEANEAAIKFSRKFQRYTHPEDKEVATGFIAFTNSFHGRTLGALALTSKEQYRAPFEPIMPGVTFLEYGNVQAATDLISSGKIAAVFVEPIQGEGGVYSATKEFLQSLRSACDASGALLVFDEVQCGLGRTGSLWAYEAFGVTPDIMTVAKPLAGGLPIGAVLVTEKVAETIKYGDHGSTFAGNPLVCSAAIAVVDKVSKPSFLASVSSKGIYFKELLVKKLGGNSHVKEVRGEGLIIGVELDVPASPLVDACRDSGLLILTAGKGNVVRIVPPLIILEEEIERAVEIIFQNLTALG from the exons ATGGCGTCTCTTGGCCAAATCACCCTCCCGCGGGCGCCGTCGTTGGAGATGAGCCTCCTACGCCGTCGATTTGATCGACCCATCAGAACCCGAATCGGATTCAATGGCCGGATCGTGAGCGCGCAGGCGCAGGTTTCGGTGAAAGCGAGTGTGAGCCAGAAGGTGATTGAAGAGGAGGCGAGAGTCCTCGTGGGCACGTACGCACGTGCTCCAGTGGTGCTCTCGAGTGGGAAAGGTTGTAAATTGATTGACGCGGAAGGGAAAGAGTATCTGGATTGTGCGTCTGGGATCGCTGTGAACGCTCTGGGCCATGGAGATCCTGATTGGCTCCAAGCCGTCACCGACCAAGCTGCTGTTCTTGCCCACGTCAGCAATGTCTATTACACCATTCCTCAG ATAGAACTAGCAAAACGCCTTGTGGCCAGTTCATTCGCAGACCGTGTGTTCTTCTGCAACTCTGGAACTGAAGCCAACGAAGCAGCCATCAAGTTTTCTAGAAAGTTCCAGAGGTACACCCATCCTGAAGACAAGGAAGTCGCCACAGGCTTCATCGCATTCACAAACAGTTTCCACGGTAGAACCTTAGGAGCTCTTGCCTTAACGAGCAAAGAACAGTACAGAGCTCCTTTCGAACCCATCATGCCTGGCGTCACATTCTTGGAGTACGGTAACGTTCAAGCCGCCACTGATCTTATCAGCTCGGGTAAAATAGCTGCAGTGTTTGTGGAGCCTATCCAAGGAGAAGGAGGAGTTTACTCTGCTACAAAAGAGTTTCTTCAGTCTCTTCGCTCTGCTTGTGATGCTTCAGGAGCTCTTCTCGTCTTTGATGAGGTTCAGTGTGGTTTGGGGCGAACCGGTAGCCTTTGGGCGTATGAAGCATTCGGTGTAACGCCTGACATAATGACGGTTGCAAAGCCTTTAGCCGGTGGTTTACCAATTGGAGCGGTGCTTGTGACTGAAAAGGTTGCTGAGACCATCAAGTATGGAGATCATGGAAGCACATTCGCAGGGAATCCTCTTGTGTGCAGTGCAGCCATCGCTGTTGTTGATAAAGTATCGAAACCATCTTTCTTGGCCAGTGTCTCGAGCAAAGGGATATACTTTAAGGAACTGTTGGTGAAGAAACTAGGAGGGAACTCGCACGTGAAGGAAGTGAGAGGAGAAGGGCTTATCATAGGAGTGGAGCTTGATGTGCCAGCGAGTCCACTGGTGGATGCTTGCCGTGATTCTGGTCTTCTGATCTTGACGGCAGGGAAAGGGAATGTCGTCAGGATTGTTCCACCGTTGATTATATTGGAAGAGGAGATCGAACGTGCTGTTGAGATCATCTTCCAAAATTTAACTGCCCTTGGTTGA
- the LOC103832473 gene encoding 3-isopropylmalate dehydrogenase, chloroplastic produces MAAALQTNIRPVKFPATFRALTKQSPAPFRVRCCAVNSAGKKRYNITLLPGDGIGPEVISIAKNVLQKAGSLEGVEFSFREMPVGGAALDLVGVPLPEETVSAAKDSDAVLLGAIGGYKWDKNEKHLKPETGLLQLRAALKVFANLRPATVLPQLVDASTLKREVAEGVDLMVVRELTGGIYFGVPRGIKTNENGEEVGFNTEVYAAHEIDRIARVAFETARKRRGKLCSVDKANVLEASILWRRRVAALAAEYPDVELSHMYVDNAAMQLVRDPKQFDTIVTNNIFGDILSDEASMITGSIGMLPSASLSDSGPGLFEPIHGSAPDIAGQDKANPLATILSAAMLLKYGLGEEKAAKRIEDAVLGALNKGFRTGDIYSNGTKLVGCKEMGEEVLKSVDSQVHASV; encoded by the exons ATGGCGGCGGCTCTGCAGACGAATATCCGACCGGTCAAGTTTCCGGCTACGTTCAGAGCTCTAACCAAACAATCTCCGGCACCCTTTAGAGTAAGATGCTGCGCTGTTAATTCCGCTGGGAAAAAGAGGTACAACATCACTCTCCTTCCCGGAGACGGCATCGGTCCGGAGGTTATCTCCATTGCTAAAAATGTGCTTCAGAAAGCTGGATCCTTGGAAG GAGTGGAGTTTAGCTTCAGGGAGATGCCTGTAGGAGGAGCTGCTTTGGATTTGGTTGGAGTGCCTTTGCCTGAGGAGACCGTCTCGGCTGCTAAAGACTCAGATGCTGTGCTTCTTGGAGCCATTGGAGG GTACAAATGGGATAAGAATGAAAAACATCTAAAGCCTGAGACTGGTTTACTTCAACTTAGGGCCGCTCTTAAAGTCTTTGCTAATCTCAGACCTGCCACAGTTCTTCCACAG TTAGTGGATGCTTCGACCTTGAAGAGAGAGGTTGCAGAAGGTGTTGATCTAATGGTTGTAAGGGAGCTTACTGGAG GTATTTACTTTGGAGTGCCAAGGGGCATTAAGACTAATGAAAATGGTGAGGAAGTTGGGTTTAATACGGAGGTTTATGCTGCTCACGAG ATTGATAGAATTGCTCGTGTTGCCTTCGAGACTGCTCGGAAACGGCGTGGCAAGCTGTGTTCTGTTGACAAAGCCAATGTCCTGGAG GCCTCGATTTTATGGAGAAGACGAGTAGCAGCATTAGCCGCTGAATATCCTGATGTTGAACTGTCACATATGTATGTCGACAATGCTGCCATGCAGCTTGTTCGTGACCCTAAACAG TTTGACACCATTGTCACAAACAACATCTTTGGTGATATATTATCCGATGAAGCTTCAATGATCACAGGAAGCATCGGCATGCTTCCCTCTGCTAGTCTCAGTGACTCG GGACCTGGACTCTTTGAACCTATACATGGTTCTGCACCTGATATTGCTGGACAG GATAAAGCAAACCCGTTGGCAACCATCCTCAGCGCTGCAATGCTTCTGAAATACGGACTTGGAGAAGAAAAAGCAGCTAAGAGAATTGAAGACGCTGTGTTGGGTGCTTTGAACAAAGGTTTCAGAACAGGAGACATCTACTCCAATGGAACT AAACTGGTGGGTTGCAAGGAGATGGGAGAGGAGGTTCTGAAGTCAGTGGACTCCCAAGTTCATGCTTCTGTATAA
- the LOC103832474 gene encoding pentatricopeptide repeat-containing protein At1g80550, mitochondrial, whose translation MLFSIYLRRFDRLRIVSSPSVRLLSAKPVPDEKLRCQADESSYDQKTVCEAITCYSNDWQKALEFFNWVEKESGFEHTTETFNRMIDVLGKYFEFDASWALVNRMKENPVSIPNHVTFRIIFKRYVTAHLVQEAIDAYDRLDDFNLRDETSFHNLVDALCEHKHVVEAEELCFGKSVVGVRNTTKIHNLILRGWSKLGWWGKCKEYWEKMDHEGVVKDLFSYSIYMDIMCKSGKPWKAVNLYKEMKRKRIKLDVVAYNTVIRAIGASEGVDFGVRVFKEMKERGCEPNVATHNTVIKLLCEEGRVKDAYGMLDEMPKRGCQPDSITYMCFFARMEKPSEILGLFGRMIRSGVRPRMDTYVMLMRKFERWGFLQPVLHVWKTMKESGDTPDSAAYNAMIDALIQKGMLEMAKEYEDEMVERGLSPRRRPELVETSLEETLVCR comes from the coding sequence ATGCTCTTCTCGATATATCTCCGGCGATTCGATCGACTTCGAATCGTTTCGTCACCCTCCGTTCGGCTTCTATCTGCAAAACCCGTTCCCGACGAGAAGCTCCGATGTCAGGCGGACGAGTCCAGCTACGATCAGAAAACAGTCTGCGAAGCCATCACATGCTACAGCAACGACTGGCAAAAGGCGTTGGAGTTTTTCAACTGGGTCGAAAAGGAATCCGGATTCGAACACACCACCGAGACGTTCAACCGTATGATCGATGTGCTCGGTAAGTACTTCGAGTTCGATGCTTCCTGGGCTTTGGTTAACCGTATGAAGGAGAACCCGGTTTCGATTCCCAATCACGTCACTTTCCGTATAATATTCAAGCGTTACGTCACGGCTCATCTCGTTCAGGAGGCGATAGATGCTTACGATAGGTTAGATGATTTCAATTTGAGAGACGAGACGTCTTTTCATAATCTTGTGGATGCGCTTTGCGAGCATAAGCATGTGGTTGAAGCAGAGGAGCTCTGTTTCGGGAAGAGTGTGGTTGGTGTGAGGAATACTACTAAGATTCATAACTTGATTCTTCGCGGGTGGTCTAAGCTGGGATGGTGGGGGAAGTGCAAGGAGTATTGGGAGAAGATGGATCACGAAGGTGTTGTGAAGGATCTGTTTTCGTATTCTATTTACATGGATATTATGTGTAAGAGTGGGAAGCCTTGGAAAGCTGTGAACTTGTACAaggagatgaagaggaagaggatcAAACTCGATGTTGTTGCGTACAACACTGTTATTCGCGCCATTGGAGCATCGGAAGGCGTTGACTTTGGTGTTAGAGTGTTTAAGGAGATGAAGGAGAGAGGCTGTGAGCCTAACGTTGCGACTCATAACACGGTTATTAAGCTTTTATGTGAAGAAGGGAGGGTGAAGGATGCGTATGGGATGCTTGACGAGATGCCTAAGAGAGGTTGTCAGCCGGATTCTATTACTTATATGTGTTTCTTTGCCCGTATGGAGAAACCGAGCGAGATCTTGGGTCTGTTTGGTAGGATGATAAGGAGCGGGGTTAGGCCGAGGATGGATACTTATGTGATGCTTATGAGGAAGTTTGAGAGATGGGGGTTTCTTCAGCCGGTTTTGCATGTGTGGAAGACGATGAAAGAGTCTGGGGATACTCCTGATTCGGCTGCGTATAACGCTATGATTGACGCTTTGATTCAGAAAGGGATGCTGGAGATGGCTAAGGAGTATGAAGATGAAATGGTTGAAAGAGGGCTATCTCCGAGGAGAAGGCCTGAGTTGGTAGAAACGTCACTAGAAGAAACGCTAGTCTGTAGATAA
- the LOC103832475 gene encoding uncharacterized protein LOC103832475, giving the protein MLCSQTPTFHDRRRLLLIGVAILVFSCLVSFSHGVSSSSHHHPSSTSFQGFRRQIQEGANGTLVLAAERTRRPDPLNNFNIYTDGWNVTNSHYIASVGFSAVPFIVIAIVWFVFLGLFLICSCLCCCCCGCGRRHYGYSRVCYTLSLIFLLLFTVAAVIGSTMLYTGQKEFYGSVENTFMYIVNQATKVLGKLTSLWDSIQSAKDIQLDGHNLFPPQFRGNIDHFNNMIKMSNITYPDRVANQTIGYLTGVLNPVRLVLNVIAGVMLAIAFLGLLFSFCGLRVLVYLLVILGWILVTATILLSAVFLVFHNVVADTCTAMDQWVHDPAAESALSQLLPCLDAKTIGDTLDITKTMTSTAVDMTNAYTVNVSNHDEFPPNVPFYHNQSGPLVPLLCNPLDEHRNPRPCAPNEILLANASQIYKGFVCQVNAEGICITQGRLTQASYDQMMGAINVAFTLDHYSPFLASIADCSFVRDTFRDITTKNCPGLTITSQWIYAGLASLSGAVMFSLIFWMIFVRERRHRSHTKKSMVQMNTI; this is encoded by the exons atGCTTTGTAGCCAAACGCCGACGTTTCATGATCGCCGGCGTCTCCTTCTTATAGGCGTTGCGATCCTGGTCTTTTCCTGTTTGGTTTCTTTCTCTCATGGAGTTTCCTCTTCTAGTCATCATCATCCATCCTCAACCTCATTTCAAG GATTCAGGAGGCAAATTCAGGAAGGAGCAAATGGGACATTGGTGCTAGCGGCGGAGAGGACACGGCGGCCTGATCCTCTCAacaatttcaatatatataccGATGGTTGGAACGTTACCAATTCTCATTACATCGCC TCTGTTGGATTTTCCGCTGTTCCGTTCATAGTAATAGCAATCGTGTGGTTCGTGTTTCTCGGACTCTTCCTCATCTGCTCATGCCTCTGTTGCTGTTGCTGCGGTTGCGGCCGCCGGCACTACGGCTACTCTCGCGTCTGCTACACTCTTTCTctcatcttcctcctcctcttcaccGTCGCCGCCGT gaTTGGGTCTACGATGTTGTACACTGGGCAAAAAGAGTTCTACGGTAGCGTGGAGAATACGTTTATGTACATTGTGAACCAAGCAACTAAAGTTTTGGGTAAGCTAACGAGCTTGTGGGACTCTATTCAATCTGCTAAAGACATTCAGCTCGATGGACACAACCTCTTTCCTCCTCAGTTTAGAGGTAACATTGATCATTTCAACAACATGATCAAGATGTCCAACATCACTTACCCTGACCGTGTCGCTAACCAGACAATCGGTTATCTCACCGGAGTACTAAACCCTGT GAGATTAGTGTTAAATGTGATTGCTGGTGTTATGCTCGCAATCGCATTCCTTGGACTCT TGTTTTCCTTCTGTGGACTACGAGTTCTTGTCTACCT GTTAGTAATCCTTGGTTGGATTCTCGTCACAGCAACGATCCTGCTAAGCGCAGTCTTCCTCGTCTTCCACAA TGTGGTTGCGGACACATGTACGGCTATGGACCAATGGGTGCATGATCCAGCGGCAGAGTCGGCCTTGAGCCAGCTGCTTCCATGTTTAGACGCTAAAACCATTGGAGATACATTGGATATAACCAAGACGATGACTTCTACGGCCGTTGACATGACCAATGCCTACACTGTCAATGTCAGTAACCATGATGAGTTCCCACCTAATGTCCCTTTCTACCATAACCAGTCTGGTCCGCTCGTTCCTCTGCTCTGTAACCCGCTCGATGAACATCGCAATCCACGTCCTTGTGCTCCTAACGAAATCCTCCTTGCTAATGCTTCTCAG ATATACAAAGGCTTTGTGTGCCAAGTAAACGCAGAAGGGATCTGCATAACACAGGGAAGGTTAACTCAAGCTTCATACGATCAGATGATGGGTGCGATCAACGTGGCGTTCACGTTAGACCATTACAGTCCGTTCTTGGCTAGCATTGCTGATTGCTCCTTCGTTCGAGACACTTTTAGAGACATAACCACCAAGAATTGCCCTGGACTCACCATCACCAGCCAGTGGATCTACGCTGGACTCGCATCACTCTCTGGTGCAGTCATGTTCTCGCTCATCTTTTGGATGATTTTCGTTAGAGAAAGACGTCACCGGTCTCACACCAAGAAGTCTATGGTCCAGATGAATACGATTTAA
- the LOC103832476 gene encoding protein NUCLEAR FUSION DEFECTIVE 4 — MPTLVEKTGSRPPWVGLAAAAWVQIAAGTSSTFPLYSAALKSVLGFNQQQITILGVACDLGENLGLLPGYVSNKLPPWAMLLIGSTSCFLGYSVLWSSVNQIIHGLPFWLLFIALFFGTNSSSWFGTASLVTNMRNFPMSRGPVAGLIKGYIGLSGAAFTVIFSVLLHHSATNLLFFLMVGVPLLCLSLMYFVRPCVPATDNDPSEPVYFAFLLGSSILLAAYLVMTTVLNEVFTLPSILKYVLLAGTVLFLMAPLAIPIKMTLFRSKRSLPDNLAKEEGEKEPLLIPSTSASNMGTLFEGEGDGDGASEMEILLAEGEGAVKKKRKPRRGEDFKVRQVFAKADFWLLWFAYFLGMGSGITVSNNLAQIGFAFGIKGTTILLCLFSFFNFCGRLASGAISEHFVRSKALPRTLWMGAAQLVMMFTFILFSMAINGTIYVATALVGIGMGFQYLSISTISELFGLKNFGINFNFILLGNPTGAAIFSALMAGHIYDREATKQGSSTCIGPDCYRVTFLVLAGLCGLGTLLSVILTVRIRPVYQALYASGSFRLQPQSNGH; from the exons ATGCCGACTCTAGTGGAGAAAACAGGAAGCCGACCACCGTGGGTGGGGTTAGCAGCCGCCGCGTGGGTCCAGATAGCTGCTGGAACCAGTTCGACGTTCCCGCTGTACTCCGCCGCTCTCAAATCGGTTCTGGGGTTCAACCAGCAACAGATCACGATCCTCGGCGTCGCTTGTGATCTGGGTGAAAACTTGGGGCTGCTTCCAGGTTACGTAAGTAACAAGCTCCCTCCATGGGCGATGCTTCTCATCGGATCCACCTCTTGTTTCCTCGGTTACAGTGTTCTCTGGAGCTCCGTCAACCAAATCATCCATGGCTTGCCTTTCTGGCTG CTATTCATTGCTCTGTTTTTCGGCACCAATAGTAGCTCATGGTTCGGCACAGCATCTCTTGTAACCAATATGAGGAACTTTCCTATGAGCCGAGGCCCTGTTGCTGGACTCATCAAAGGCTATATTGGTCTCAGTGGTGCAGCGTTCACTGTGATTTTCAGCGTCTTGCTTCACCACTCAGCTACCAATCTGCTTTTCTTTCTTATGGTTGGCGTTCCCCTTTTGTGCTTATCTCTCATGTATTTCGTCCGCCCCTGTGTTCCTGCTACCGACAATGACCCTTCTGAACCTGTTTATTTCGCTTTTCTCCTCGGCTCAAGTATCCTTCTCGCTGCTTATCTTGTCATGACGACTGTGCTTAACGAAGTGTTTACACTGCCAAGCATCCTCAAATATGTTCTTCTGGCCGGCACGGTCTTATTCCTGATGGCGCCTCTTGCGATCCCCATCAAGATGACGCTATTCCGTTCCAAGAGATCTCTTCCGGACAATCTAGCCAAAGAGGAAGGTGAGAAAGAACCGTTGCTGATACCTTCTACCTCAGCTTCAAACATGGGCACTCTCTTCGAAGGAGAGGGAGATGGAGACGGTGCCTCGGAGATGGAGATACTTTTGGCTGAAGGAGAAGGTGCGgttaagaagaagaggaagccaaGGAGAGGAGAGGACTTCAAGGTTCGCCAAGTCTTCGCCAAGGCAGACTTCTGGCTCCTTTGGTTTGCTTACTTCCTCGGCATGGGTTCGGGCATCACTGTCTCAAACAACTTGGCTCAGATCGGTTTTGCTTTTGGTATTAAGGGAACAACCATACTCCTCTGCCTCTTTAGCTTCTTCAACTTCTGCGGCCGTCTTGCTTCAGGTGCCATCTCTGAGCACTTTGTCAGGTCAAAGGCCCTTCCAAGAACGCTATGGATGGGAGCCGCGCAGCTGGTTATGATGTTCACATTCATCCTCTTCTCCATGGCCATTAACGGTACTATCTATGTGGCGACAGCTCTTGTAGGGATAGGCATGGGGTTTCAGTACTTGTCAATCTCCACCATCTCTGAGCTCTTTGGTCTTAAGAATTTTGGAATCAACTTCAACTTCATACTCTTGGGCAACCCGACCGGTGCGGCCATTTTCTCGGCACTTATGGCAGGACATATATACGACAGGGAAGCGACTAAGCAAGGGAGTTCTACCTGCATTGGTCCTGATTGCTACAGGGTAACGTTCTTGGTTCTAGCCGGTCTTTGTGGACTTGGAACTCTGCTCTCTGTTATTTTGACTGTGAGAATTAGGCCGGTTTATCAAGCTCTCTATGCTTCTGGCTCTTTCCGGTTGCAGCCGCAGTCAAATGGTCACTGA
- the LOC103832525 gene encoding F-box/kelch-repeat protein At1g24800 has product MPRMIDLPQKLVVEIFKRVPITSLKAVRSTCKTWEAITKSWVVLGAAARHEFLLGFVKMNNKVYSLRYHHQGDVSVQQVDLPNQLEISSMVYHCDGLLLCVAKDLSKLLVWNPYLCQSRWIGPRGESFNASDMYAIGYSEDKNKKRDHKILRFVDDSCVVGPVISVFRCEIYEMSSSDSSWRVLEEGKPEWEIDVHQRGASVNVLPIFV; this is encoded by the exons ATGCCGAGGATGATCGATCTTCCGCAGAAATTGGTTGTGGAGATATTCAAGAGGGTTCCGATAACATCTCTGAAGGCGGTTCGATCTACTTGCAAAACATGGGAGGCTATAACGAAAAGCTGGGTGGTTTTGGGAGCAGCAGCGCGGCATGAGTTTCTTCTGGGGTTCGTGAAGATGAATAACAAGGTCTACTCTCTGAGGTACCACCATCAAGGAGATGTATCGGTACAGCAGGTAGATTTGCCTAATCAATTGGAGATTTCTAGTATGGTATATCACTGCGATGGGTTGCTGTTATGCGTGGCTAAGGACCTCTCGAAGCTGCTGGTGTGGAACCCTTACCTGTGTCAATCAAGGTGGATCGGACCGAGAGGAGAAAGCTTCAACGCAAGCGACATGTACGCGATCGGATACTCGGAGGATAAGAATAAGAAGCGCGACCACAAAATCCTGAGGTTTGTGGATGACAGCTGTGTCGTTGGACCAGTAATAAGCGTTTTCAGGTGCGAAATCTATGAAATGAGCAGCTCTGATTCATCATGGAGAGTCCTCGAAGAGGGGAAGCCGGAGTGGGAGATAGATGTGCATCAGCGAGGGGCGTCTGTCAACG TGCTTCCTATTTTTGTGTGA